The DNA sequence CAATCTCAATCAGCTGACAGTTTGCGGATTTGACCAGCTGACTTCCCTATGAGCTGGTTGGCTGTTGTAACAGGCGATGTGCCTTATGTTCTAAAATCAGCCACTAGCAACTTGACAAGTTGAGTCAGAGGCGACGCCACCGGCTAGATTGAGTCGAACCACTTTTCACTTCAACATTCTAAAACAGTTCCATCTCCTCATGAATCTTTGGTCTGAACTGGGCTTAGGAGACATCTTACATCCAGCAAAATCACAGTTTATTTTGGGTTCGCTCAGACTGAGCTTCAATAACATCAGTACGCTGGTCTGGGACTACTCGGTGCCTGCTGGCGCTCACTCAATAAACACAACTAATGGAGTATAATACAACCCCTTTAAAACTAGTGTTGCTATAGTTGTAGAGAGACATGTACAGAGTATGCTTCAGAGACTCTGTGCAACATGTAAgactaaaatattaaaacctTCTGACCCTGCTGTAATGACTTTACACAGGGAAATAAGAAGTAGCAACTGAATAGATGAGTTGCAGATGGAAAATCTTTTGACTGCCTGCACAAAAATCCCTCAAAGGACCTTCAATGTAATTTGTCAGTCTTGGCTCAATTCAAAGTTTGCTAGAATTTGGATAAACGGAGTCTGTTGCACTGTTATCATGCTCTGTGATTCATTCAAATCACAAACTGACAATGGGCAAGCCtttccatcatgttttcagAGGGTTTATCAAGGACGGAAAGTCTCCAAACAACCCAAACAGAATGGTTAGAGACTTTGGACTATGACATTATCTTCCTGTTTACTCCAGTGTTCTTGCAGGAAATTAAGTCCACGTCCAATATGTGacctttctctgtttttttttaattcaatcatTGGGTTTGTTTCCAGTATTTGAAGACATCCAGAGTTCAGCCCAGACCCTTTTTTTGTGGCAGCCTGAGGGCACAATGTACCTTTCCATGGATATGTTTTGTGCGTGTGCATGATTCAGCATGTTGCCAGAGATAACTGGAAGCTCTCTTAAAAAAGACTTGCAGTGTCTGTCTCTTCTCAGTTGTCTCTGTGCCATCTCCTTGCCGAACTGGAATGCCAAAACGCTTCCAAACAACACACTGACAAATTAATAGAGTGTCTTCAGCTCCGGCGTGAAGCATCGAGGATGGGGGTGTACAACACATTAGAGATGTGGGCCTGTGGGTACATGGAATGTTTAATACACAGCTTTCTGTCAATGTTCCCGTTCCACACTCTTGTACTGGCAGCTTGTACAATATTTTGAGGTTGAAGATGCACTCCCTGATTTTGTTACAACCCCCGTGTAATCACAAAATGTATGCCAGTATCactgttgatgttttaaaatgcaaatgtgagCCGTGTCTTCTTTGAAAACTACAAGAATCTTAAAACCACAAAGCTGAATGGGTATTACTTGTTTTGGGTCTCGCTTCATTGCTGTTTCTTTACTTAATTGCAACTACAAAAGCTAAAAACCACACAAGTTCAACGTACGATAGGCTTGTAAAGTTGATACGAAGCCACATTAGTATTCACCTGGGCTTTGAATTGGCCGCCTGATGAATGTAACTTCAGTATTGCCTCTTCTTATCTGTTTGTTTAGCTTCTAGCCAACCACCTTCTGGCTGCTAtagctgtgtgttgtgtgtcatttgtttgctgaaaacagctgcatgttgctgctgctgctggaaacaaggTTTGGGGGGCATAAAACCACAGTGTGTCTGGGGCAAGTAGGCATGAACTGCTAAAATAGTCTGAACACCTGTAGAAACAACAGTGTTACTAAATAAGATTCAGCACAGGATGTGGCCAAATTAACTATGTTGACAGGCACACTATAATAGTCCACTATTATTCTGAATATGGCAATATTACAAATTTAACACAGGTTCATTAAACAGCATAATCCATTTGGATATTCCAAATTATGCCTAATTGTGCATGTTCTTATTAAGACATGTGGGATACGCTTGCTTTGGACATGTATACAGTTCATTCAGATGTGTCTCAGTTGGGGTTTTACCATAGATTGCGATACACAGACTCAGCTCCCTGTATGCTGTAAACAAACCAACAGTTTGTAAGGCTGGCATAGAGATGGATGATGGGCTGGTTGTGTAATGCATACCTGCACTAGAGCAGGAAATCAGACTGAGGAATGGAATGAGCAGTGTAGTAAAACATCATGGGGACGATGTGCCTGTAACTATACATCATTTATAATATCAGTCATATCACTATCACTTATAAGCATCAGACAGCAGCTCACTAATGTTTTTCCACCTCACTGGTTTACTTCGCTGTCTTGTAAATTCTCGTTCCCACTGGAGCAGACGGACACCAAACCCTCTGCATACAAACAGGAATATTAGAGGAATGTTTATTTGAATTATCCATGTGAACAGTTTAGTGGGAGCATTGTCTTTTTTGAAATATGGGCAAAAATCTGGAATAttatgtgcatgtaaacatagtGAATGTTTGAAGCTCATCAACAGGTGAGTTCCCCCACAAAGTTCACGCATCAGGAAATAATAATTTATGATGATCTAATTTATATAATCTATTCTCTACTGTGCTCTCACTATAGGTGATGCACAGACCAGACTGTTAGCTGTTTGCATAAGGACTTAGACAGAAACAGCTACGAGTGAGTTCAAAGAGATGCTGCTGTTACACCTGTAGACATGGAAATTGCTTCAGCTTTGAATATTACAAACCCATTATATTATAGAGGAGATGTCTTATAACCACCAAACTATCTCAAGTatgcttttttttgtactttgggTGAATCAACCCTTTAATTGAGCTGCTACTATGCCACATACACTttaactgttgttgttgttactgttgCTTTAGATGATTGTGTAATGTTTAAGAGCTTCTTGAAGAGCTtcttaacaaacacacacacacacacacacacacacacacacacacacgtcttgtTGTTCCATTCATCAGGTTGTTACGTGGAATCGATTTGACACAGGTAACTTACATTTCTCACACGTGTTCATGCTCTTGTCAGCATTCTGCACGCTGCATTGACCAAACTGACCAATCAGTGAGTTAATGAAGGTGTGgaagctgctctgctgtgtgttcATCAGGCGGCTCCATGTCAAAGCTTTGAATTACCATCCATTCACAGAGAGAGCATCATTCCACCTGCTAACACCTGCAGctacatatgtatatgtgtgcgtgtgtgtgtgtgtgtgtgtctgtgtgtgtgcacaattGATTCAGCCATTGTAAAGGAAAGAAACTTAACGAGCTGAACTAATCATCAGGTGCCTGTCCACTgactcacactcacataaacATGTGTACACAGTCTGCCAcaagagtgtgtatgtgtggtgtggtgtgtgtttgttttagtaaATACACTCACGTGCACTAACATACAATGTGATGAATTAAATATTAAGACTAAAGGGACTATGCGCACTgtgaaatatcaataaaatgtgtCCATGTCATCAGGAAATCATCAGCTGTCAGGACAAtaagtgaggacagagaggaaagatgaTCCATGTGTGTTTCCAGTGACGTGGGCCATGTTCACATCAACAAACACAGCCTTCACATTCATTTAAACGGGATCAGTCTGTCAGCACGGTGGAGGTAACACAGACGGCTCCGGTAGAACAGCTGAACCTGCCTCAAGTTTTTATATGACACAACATGACGTCATCGGGCAAGGTGATGATTTGGCCCGATGAAACAAGTTCAAACACACATAGCTGCTGGAATACTTTGGAAGTGAGGTTGAAGCTGAGTATTTCTGCTGTTTACTTCACAATTATTGCAACAAAATATAGAATAGTTGTAAAATTCCATCTCCTCAAACTGGACTTTCTGGATTGTATTTCATGTCTCAATGGAACCTAAAGCAACATCCCATCCACTCTATCACATTATGTTGTTTTAACACATGGCTGTTTCAGGTTTGACTTCCCCATGGAAACATTAAGACAACTGGATATTCCATCACTAATTTGTCTCAGTGGCTACTCGCAAAACTACACcgacctgtcatgataactacttttgttggatgatatattgtctcagaaataatcgagataaacaatattattgtcatttgaagattattttataccactgatataatgataatataatagtataatcatttagggggggggggcattggaGAATAAGCGCTACACATCAATTATCACTCTCtgtattataattttttaaaaaactgtcaaGGTTTTATACTTACAAAACTTTCCAATGGTCTATAATAGTGATGTCATCCCAATATGTGGGCGGAGCCAGCAGGAGAAAAACACTAATAATCATGTGCAGTGGGCCGCATAACCCTGAGGCAAACCCCCAGAAGCTATAAAACATTTCTGGCTTATGCACCCAGGCAAGCGTTTTTCATTGGAGTGAATGGGCAGCATCTCTGAGCTCAGTATCCAGCTCCTGTAATAAATCCACAGGACGCCTGATAAGGTGGCTGAAAAGACCTGCAGGACTGCAGTGCATGGTGGGAGATGCTTGGCTTGAGTCATACTGTGGAAACTCTTCATTTTCTGCTTGAGGGCACAGATTTCAATTTTATTAGTTTCACTTTAAACTATAAAgtagtgtatttattttgtgctgAAGAGCTACAAACTGACTTTCAATGTGTTTTAACAGTGATGagctgtatctatctatctatctatctatctatctatccatctatctatccctctatctatctatccatccatctatccatctatctatttcaTTCCCAATATTTTCACACTAACAACTTAATTCCTATTGAAgtcttttaaatattataaaggGAAATAAAACTTTTGGTAAGAGGAAGAACATCTTTTATAAAATCTGACATGAAACTCAGAGTGTAAACAATGTCAACAATGCAGACATGTGCCTTACAGTATATTTCTGCTGTGCATCAACTGTGACTGGGAGGATATTATGAATAAGATGAAGGTGCACCAGATTTTATGAAATTACTGTATGACATCATCTACTATACATAGGAAGATAAATCCTGTCATATGCATCTCATTCGATCAACTGTCAGATGTATGACTTCCTGTAATATTCTACAGTATGTTCTACTGGCGCGGGTCCAACCtgactgcagcttttttttttctcacttccctCCGCCGCTGCTACCGCCCGCTCTCGTCCGCGCTCCCTGCACAAAAGCCAAATTCATCTCAAATGAGCCTATTGTCTGATTCCAAATGCTGCTGAgaatttctgtctttcctctgtaagccaaaaagaaaaaaaaaaagaaaagaaagaagaaacaggcACACTTGTGTTGTAGGTGACTAACAAAGAAAGACGAAACAATCTCTGCATTTTAAAACCCAAACTTGAGTTGACTTAAGGCACATTTAGGGACTGACTACATACTGCAGTGATACCTGTTGatgctgctgtcaatcaaagcagCTGATTCACTCACTTACAACCTGAATTAAACCACGTTCAGCAATCAGAAGACTTCACTCCCTGCAGCTGTCACGAGCGGATCAATACAAAAAAACCAACCAGAAGACAAAGAGGTTTCCTGCTGTTTACATTAAGGTTTGGCTCCGATCACATGTGTGAGTCATCGTCCTCACACATGAACGCCATTATAAACCAGCAGACGCTACTCGCTCGCCTCCCAGGCATCtccaccagtgtgtgtgtacatagcAGTCATATTAACACTGCTCTGCTTTCTCTGTACGTCTGCTTATCAAaccgcagtgtgtgtgtgtgtgtgtgtgtgtgtgtgtgtgtgtgtgtaaggtgaAAGTGTTCAGGCTTGTAACAGGTACTCTGATTTAAATCACAGATCTTCCTTTTAAACATAAGTATTCATGTTATTtagtcagtttctcttttaaaCCATCACACACGGATCAGTCAGGCATATAatctcttattttattattactatcattcATTATTCTATATTATTTATACTATTATcgtctttttaatcttttttaacctagtttttacACTAACTTTTTTATTATAGATTCTGTTgttgttccttttctttatattgtcattgttctgtcttattatcagcttgtcaactATCAACTATGAAGCACTTTGACCCACATTAACCTGTAAGAGAGCTGCTATATAAATtcattttgattgattgatattatgttcaatttttttttaattgaaaaatgtatgttttgttcGACCAGCAGTTTAAAAATCATAAACATTCAATTTCAGTGCTATTAAAACAGCCAATTGTTACATTTGAGGAAGTGAAACCAACACTTAGAAACACTTCATATCAGAATGTTGATTAATGAATGAACTGAATCCACTGATTGTTTCAGCATCACTCATGTCTACTATTTGGCTCCAGAGCCTCAGTGACCCCAGAGCACAGAGAGGCCATGACCTCACTTAACTGTCTGTGAGTTTTAGCAACATGCAGGGGATTTACATTATAAAGATGTACTAACTAAACTAACACACTGTGTATTTTCTTGGCTGAGCCCACTATTCTAAGACTCGGTGTGTTTAAATAGACTATTTGTAGGATTTAAATGTTTACACGGCCATGGTTTGATTTCTGGCCAATGTGGAGACAGCTCTGAAAACAGGCTTTGAAATGAGATGTAGTTACACAggttatgaataaatatgacaaATCCAAATAAAAGTATGAATTTAAGTTTTGGTGTTGGATAATAATTTAGTGATGaaggtttgggggggggggggcacatggGTTCATGGGTTCATGGGTTCATGATCACTGTATTTCTAAAATCACTGCTTGTCTGAAACTATCTGTATGTcatttatgtttaatgtgaaatgATGTTCAGCAGTGACGTGACCTCTTTCTATAGTAATAATCATTCCTCtataatattgtatattaattACACTGTATCATTTGGATTAGACTGGCCCTCATCCTGACCCATCTGACAGCCCTGCTCGTAAACAGTCATGTGTCAGTGTCACTTGAGTTCACTGAGCTGTACACACAaccacgcacgcacacacacacacacgcacacacacactctgccctCTTACCTCCGAATAGATGAGGTGAGAGGTGTGCTGGTAATGAACCTATCAGCAGCCTCCTATCTCTGTCCGCCGCCTCCTCCGGACTGCTGCCTCCGGACTCCTGGGAGCTGTAGGCTCCGCTGCTGTTCGGTATGTTGATGCCGGACTGTGGTCTGATCCCTGAGCCTCCTGAGCCCCCCGCAGACCTGGCCCTGGCTCCGATGTGCTGGCTGGTGCTGGACGTGGCTCCGGAGGCTCCAGACGCACTGTAAGCGTGGTACCTCACCCCTCCGGCGGCTGTCCTGCTCCCGTTACTCCCGTTACTGCTGGAGGTGCTGGAGGGCAGATCCGAGCCGGAGTACGCTCTGGTCCGTCCGTTAGCAGCTGGATTAGCCGCCGGGCTGCTCTGCTTCGCCCCCATGTTCACCTCCTCTGACACGGATTGAAAATATGAAAGAGTCGCTCTGCACGGACGTCCTGTAAGAAGAAAAAGCACTTTGTGCGTCGCTATGATCCCACGGAGGTCAGGTACATGCCACTGAGAGAAAAGTTAAAGCGGTCATGTGTGACAAGCTCCAGCAGCAGATGTGTTGTCAAACTTTCGAGAGTGTCAGCAGTGTGTCGTGTGCTGCAGGGCAGGAAGCCGCTGCGTGCTGCTCACGGTGCTCCGCCATGGCTCCTGAGCAGCATGAAGGAGTGAAGAGCCGCGCGCTCCTCACACCTCCCCGCCTACTGCACAGtgctgggagggaggaagtgatgCAGGACAAAGTCTTTGCACAAAAGCGTTTAATCAGCGGCAGCAAAGAGACGCGGAGTAAGCTGCAGTCGCTCACTGATACTTCcggatttcaaaataaagccgTTGCAGTGTTCAGGGGCCATTGAGGTGTTTCAAAGggagtcatttattttcactgcaACTCTATCCTTAAGTAAGCATAGGCTGTATTAAAATAATGGACATagtcactgtgacatcacccactggtttgtggactaACGTTTTGAAGTCCAGACTTTGGCATTTTGACTGTTGCCATCTTGGTTTTTCGGAGCCAGAAGTaagtaagtgagtgagtgagtgagtggatgggtggatgaatagatggatagatagatagattttattCATCCCCATAGGGGAAATTATGTATCCAATAGCTCAAATATATAGGCTacaccaataaataaataaatgaataagaacAAATCATCTATACAAAAAGCCTAAAAGTTATAAAACTGAGCAAAAATATACAAGAAAATGCTCAATGGGTTGCTGCCCTGCACTCAGGCACACAGCTCTTCTTATAAATAGTCTCCAGCTCAAAATACTTCAGCCCTTTCCTCTGGCTCTCCTTTGCAGCTCCCTCTCAGTCCAGCCACTACTGCCCAGAAACAGGAAAGCTTGATTAGACAGCTCAGCCCAGCTGTGCCAATCAACACACCTGGCGCTGCTCCTACTGAGACAGCTCAgcccagcctctctctctcatacacactgccCAAACCATGCCCGCCTCCACACTATGTTTTCATCCAGGCAATTTCTGTTCAGCATGAAGTGTCTTCTTTGGCTTCATGCACCACTGTGCAATGAACAGGGGGTCCGCCTCCAACATtgtatccagttctcttcaTCCAACCATGATTTATAGTATACAGATTCACACTTAATTTTCCCATAGACTAATAGCCTATACAAACttatttttggagccagtgtaGTCGCCCCCTGATAGAGAGAATGTAGGTTGACATTATGTATTCACATAGGTTATTTCTGTTATAAGATGTCAAAAAGCAGAAATCTTATGAGATGGGGGTCTGCAGTGTCAGTTAAGGGGTCCTTGATattaaaaagtttgaaaaacattttttttatgtgaccaTAACTTGTATCTTTTAACCTTTTCATGCCTTTaagcattttatatattatgCATGTTCAAATGCACCACACAGCAATAACTTTAAAtttgaaaacaacaataaaagcaaTATGTATCTTGTGATGAACAATATATTCAATTATCTAAAACCTTTAACATTAAATGATCCTCCAAAGAAAGCATTATAATACTGTCAGTGAAAATGAGGTTTGTGGGTGGTGTTGTTGTACAGGTCTGTTGTATATAGCCTATACCTGCATATAGGCTATGCAGTATGCATGGCATCTACAATCTTTACCAGTTCATTAAATAACAATACAGTTTCACCTTGTAATAAACTGCCTTTATGATATGTTTGCACTCTAGTAGGTTTATCACCATACCAGAAAATACACCAAACCTTTGAGGATACGTGGATACTAGCAATTGATTCTACACCATTTGAAGTTGTCTAGAGTGAGATTTCTCTATTTTAATATGGTGAAACTGATTGAAAAGACTGCTTTGATGAAACTGCACAACATGCTTCATATGTTCAAAACACCTTCCAAACATACAGATAAGCCACATGGCTGTCAAATCAAGGTCAAGCTGGCTTGAGTTGCATCTGCTGCTTTATCCAAATTAAAGATAtcagtatttacagtatgtttgtatTACTACTGTACACAAGATTCACTTCAACTGTGTAGCCACTTAATAACACTTTGCTGAAGACTGAAACTCATGtttaataaacatatatttctgtttatAGACTACTGCATAATCACAGCCACATCTGTAATCATCCTCCCTCTGGCACAGCTGGGTCTATTTGTTATGAAATAACATGCTGCAATGTAAACACACGTGTTAAAAGTCAGCTCACTCCACTGAACAAAACTACTGATTTAATGTTTATTCTGTACAAAACGGAAGTcgtgctcttattttgaaatcaaaACAGGGTGTACACGCACGGAAGCTTGATGCGTTAAAGACTACCCCCGTCTGGTGACGTCAGCAGCGGCGCAGCAACGTCAACAACAACCAAAGAGTCTAACGCCACATTTATGGTGTTCTTGGAGAACTCCTCATTCAAATGTGTTAAAGTCATAAACAACCTGCCGTGTTCAAGTCCAGCGTGGAGTTATTAATACAGCCTCACACTGCAGAGCCATCCAATAAATTATATGTATGCTGCATTCAAGGACTGATTTTATGAACAGAGAAaaggcattttaatgttgttccCTGTTGTTGGAATCTGTTGCAGAATTTAAATGATTGTTCTGCTGGTTGTATTGTAATTTTATCTAAATGTTCTATCgtatatgtgtttttatctttgatcctgtgtgttttttatttattgtaaccatcaatcaaatctgaacctctctgtaaagcacttaaaatgtgctttatacATATTTTGACTTGACTAGTGGCTGCAGATGTACTGTTCCAATAATGATTACCTGATATTGTATGGTGTCTATGGAAGTAAGAAGAGGCCTTAAAAATGTTGGATGAGCAGCTAAATATATAACTAAGTACttaatattaaagttaaaatcatttgtgatattttatttacagaaagtgtttttaaaaaagcttgaTAAgttatttttaagtgttttataaGGCTTCACATGtgcaattctttttttaaatatacactcACTGACCTCtgtattaggtacacctgtgcaatgtaattcaatccaatacaacagctctgctatattttctacttttatgaagtttatacattttcagtttttgtggacattgtcaggaaggtgataatgctgctttatgtttattattgaggtcatagtgggtgatggtggtctattagggtgcattacattgaatggtgttcccaatattttgtccactccattaacatatatgaggggggcaaaatattaggaacaccattcaatataatgcaaccCAGTatgccaccaccacttagtacgacctgt is a window from the Scomber japonicus isolate fScoJap1 chromosome 10, fScoJap1.pri, whole genome shotgun sequence genome containing:
- the znrf2b gene encoding E3 ubiquitin-protein ligase znrf2, with protein sequence MGAKQSSPAANPAANGRTRAYSGSDLPSSTSSSNGSNGSRTAAGGVRYHAYSASGASGATSSTSQHIGARARSAGGSGGSGIRPQSGINIPNSSGAYSSQESGGSSPEEAADRDRRLLIGSLPAHLSPHLFGGFKCPVCSKFVSSDEMDLHLVLCLTKPRVTYNEDVLTKDAGECAICLEELVQGDTIARLPCLCIYHKGCIDEWFEVNRSCPEHPSD